The nucleotide window GCCAGAGACTCAGGAATCAGAATTCCTGATTTTTTACAGATTTTCCACATTAAAAATACCAGATTCTCTGAATGGTATACCATTTTAGAACTTAAAGATTCACAGAAATTCATTGCCAGTTTAAAGAAGAAAAAGTTTACGGATAAAGGAAATAACAGCTTTCAGAAGGGGCAGATTTTCTTTAGGATAGAAAATAACATTTGTATTGCAGGAACTTCTGATTCTGCTTTTAAAATCATTCGGAAACAGGTTCTTCAACCTTCTGCAAATCATATTTGGGATGCAGATCAGTTTATTCACAATACATTGGGAAGTATTTCATTCATTTCCGGGCAGAAAATTCAAAATTTTTCTATTGAACTGAATGATGATGAAATTGAGATCAGGAATAATCCAGATATTGAAATATTTGACGCAATATTTTCAAAACTTCAGAAAGAAAATCATTTTCTTGAACTGGAACTGGACAAAGAAAACATCAGAAATTTTACCCGTTTTTTCAAAAAAGGCATTGCGGATTCCTTACAGGCAAATTCCCTGAAAGCTATCGCTGATCTGGAGCAGGTCAACGATACCATTATCAGTTATGAATATGATGACAACTTTAATGAAGTGGAAAAAAAGACCTTTCAGAAGATTACGCAGCCTAATTATCTTATTGATATTGAAAGTGATAATTCCGTAAAAATGTGGGAGTATTTCCAATCTAAGAAATGGATTAATAGCGAAAACGAATTCACGGCTATTCCTTTTCAGCCCAATAAGATCAGCTCAAATAATAATGAAATTGTCATACAATCGACCAGGAAACCAGTAAAGTTATCACCTCAGTTAAACGAAAATTATTTCCTGATCAGGAATAATGCCTTGCTGTATTCATCTTTAAAATCATTGACTGACAGTGAGAAAAAGATCATTTCAGATATTGACTATATCCTGTATGGAAATAAAGCACAGAATTATTGGGTAAAAATAAAAGCAAAGAAAGGAGATTTACCCCTAATTTTACGGTGGTAATCTAAACTGAAAATATAGCATTAATGGCTCCATCCGAAATTGCTCTGCTTAAAACGTGTATACATTATTTTTTACATTTTGTATTTCCGGTATTTATAGCATTGATTTTTTATCCTAAACACTGGAAAAAAGTGTATCTCATTTTATTGGCAACAATGCTGGTAGATCTGGACCATCTTTTTGCCAATCCTGTTTTTGACCCGTCAAGGGAAAGTATTGGTTTCCATTTTTTACATTCTTATTATGCCATTGCGGTGTATTTTTTGATGTTGTTTTTCAGAGGCAATATCAGAATTATAGGAATTGGTCTTCTGTTTCATATGTTAACAGATTATCAGGACTTTAACTTCTGGCCTCATTAAAATAACATTAATAATTTCTTTTGATATTGAAAATATTATAGATTTTTTGTATTTTGTAGTCACTTTATGAGACTTAAAGAATTCTTACATTACACTTATATTTTTCCTCTCCTTGCGGTAGGGTACTACTTTTCCGGATTGATGGGAACGGGAGTTTTTTATGATATACTTGCCGGTATTTTGTTAATCGGAAGTGTTTTATCAGCAGTACATCATGCTGAAGTTGTAGCCCATAAAGTAGGTGAGCCTTTTGGGACTATTATCCTTGCTCTTTGTATCACCATTATTGAAGTAGCGTTGATCATCTCGCTGATGGTTGCCGGCGGAGATCAGGCGATCACGCTGGCCAGAGATACCGTTTTTGCTGCCGTAATGCTTATTCTTAACGGAATTCTGGGAATATGTATTCTTGTTGGGGGCGTTAAATACCACGAGCAGTTTTTTGCAAGAACCTCAGCCACTACTTATCTGGTAAGTATTGTTTCCATTCTGGTGCTTACACTGGTCCTTCCCAATTTTACTTCAAGTGTTAACGGACCTTTCTATAACGAAGCTCAGCTTATTTTTATATCCATCGCCTGTCTTATCATTTATGGGATCTTCCTGATGGTTCAGACGGTGCGTCACAGAAGCTACTTTATTGTTCCCGATGAACATCCGGAAGAGCATTATATTCCTACCTTGGCCAAAACACTGATAAGCTTTGTTTTCCTGCTTGTTTGTCTGGCAATTGTAGTGCTTATGGCAAAAGGATTATCAGATACGATTGAGAGTATGGTAAGAAGCTTGGGAGCACCCAAATCTCTTGTAGGGGTAATTATTGCAGCTGTTGTTCTCCTTCCTGAAGGTGTAGCTGCTATCCGGGCAGCACGTGCAAATCAGATTCAGTCCAGCTTAAACCTGGCATTAGGATCTGCGTTGGCAAGTATAGGATTAACGATTCCTGCAGTTTCAGTGGTGTGTATTATGTATGATATACCATTGGTGCTTGGTCTGGATAAAAAAGACGTTATTTTGCTCTCTTTATCCGTGTTTATCGTAATGCTTTCCCTTAGTCGCGGAAAAACCAACATTCTGTATGGGACCGTATTATTAGTGAATCTGGCTGCTTATATCTTTACAGTAATCGTTCCTTAAAAGAGAAAAGGCAAAAGGACAAATCGCAGAAAAGTAAAGTGAATCTGTTTATTTAGTATCCCGCATCCCGAATATATTTCCCTTACAGTCTTCTGGCCAGATCCATTTTGAAAGCCATCAGCTTTGCTATATTTTCTGATTTGTAAATCGCCATGTCAGCATTTTCTCCCACAAAGTTTTCTTCAATCGTAGTTCTCCAGAGTTCGAGCCATCTGTTAAAATGTTTCTGTTCCATGGCCTGTATCTCATTAATCGGGAAGTGGACTCCCATCGGATTTCCTTTATAAGTCATCTGTCCAAAAAGGATAGATTCCCAGAAAGAGTACATCTTAGGAAGATGTTTATCCCAATCTACTTTAGCAATATCATTAAAAAAGAATCCTATGGTTTCATCTTTAACTACCTTTGCGTAAAATGAGTTGACAAGGCGTTCAATGTCCTCTCTTGATTCCAGTTTTTTCATACTTCAAATGTACTCCAAAATCGATTTAAAACTCAAATGAATCAATTGATAAAATTCATCAAAACAATATTTTATCTTTGCACCACAAACGGTAAGAAAATGCTATAAAAATGACAGGAGGATTCAGAAAAAAGATCCGTCAGAAAAATGCGGAGAACAGTGGTTTCGGAACCAATGCATCCGGAAGATTCATCAATAAGGACGGTCTCCCGAATGTCCAGAGAAGAGGTGTGAACGTCTTCAACAGGTTAAGCTGGTATCACACCATGCTGAATCTTTCTTCATTCCGTTTCATTTCCTATCTGGTTATTGCTTATGTTCTGGTAAACCTGGCTTTCGCCATGATCTATTATCTGATAGGAGTGGAACATCTTACCGGCATCGACAAAAGTGATCCGCTAAACGAGTTTATTGATGTTTTTTTCTTCAGTTCCCAGACCTTTACCACAGTCGGGTACGGAAGAATAGCACCGGTAGGCTTTTTGGCGAGCCTTGTGGCGACCTTTGAAGCTTTTCTGGGATTGCTTACCTTTGCCATCGCAACAGGTCTTTTTTACGGAAGGTTTTCAAGGCCGCGGGCCTATCTTAGATTCTCGGATATTGCGCTTATTGCTCCTTTTCAGGAATCTTCCGCATTAATGTTCAGGCTTGCCCCCTATAAAAATAATGCATTAACGGATGCTGATGTTATCCTGTCTGCAGCTATTGAAGTTATAGAAAATGGAGTAGCCAAAAGCAATTTTTACAGGCTTGAAACCCAATTAAGTAAGATTAATACCTTAGCACTCAACTGGACTGTAGTGCATAAAATTGATGAGAATTCGCCGTTTTACGGTTTTTCCGAAGAGGATTTTAAAAATACGGATATTGAACTTATTGTGCAGGTGCGTGCATTTGATGAAGTGTTTTCAAATACTGTAGTACAAAGGTCTTCGTATACTACAGGGGAAATTGTATACGGTGCAAAATTTGTCCCGATGTATTACCCCAATAAAGAAAATCTTTCAACGATACTGGATCTGGATAAAATTAATGAATACAGGAAAGAAGAGCTCCCGGATTTCGTAAGAAATAAAGAATAGATGAACTTAGATTTTTATAAAAAACAGGCTATACAAAAGCAGAAAGAACACAAAAAATTTCTGGACGGATTAAAGAAAAAACCGCCCAAAAATCTCGATTATATAGTGCAGGAAACCCATGATGAAGTTTTTGAAGAGATAGATTGCCTGCAGTGTGCTAATTGCTGTAAGACAACCGGCCCTCTTTATACAGAGAAAGATATTGAACGCATTGCCAAACATCTGCGAATGAAACCTGCAGACTTTGAAGCAAAATTTTTAAGAGTGGATGAGGACAATGATAAAGTACTGCAGAATCTTCCTTGTTTTTTCCTGAATAATGATAATACCTGCTCTATTTACGATGTAAGACCAAAAGCCTGTCGTGAATATCCGCATACAGACCGGAAAAAAATCTATCAGATTAATAATTTAATGCTGAAAAATACAGTGATCTGCCCGGCAGCATTTGAATTTGTAGAAAAGATGATGAAGAATATTGCGAAATAGCCTTGTGGGAAGGAAGATGGAAGGCAATCATTGTTGATAATAAAACTGTTATTTTTTGATTTTAAACTTAACGAATCTTCTGTTAGGTTGTTATTTCTAATCTAAAAAGCTTCCAGCTTCCAGCGTCACTCTTCCAGCCAAACCAAACAAATTTATATTTGTAAATTCCTCTTAAATAATCATAAAGTCCGTTAAATAAGCTATTTATGCATAATTTTATAAATGATGCTTCGTTTAAGTTAAACAATCATTTAAATATTATCATTATGAAAAAGTTATTTTTAACGGCAGCGTTTACCTTAGTCGGAGTAATCGCAGTATCAGCACAATCAACCACTCAGAAGCCGGCCGATACTTCTACTAATAACACTACGACAACTCAAACTCAACAACCGAATACCCAGACTACAAGTCCTTCGGATCCGAAAACTCAGGAAAAATCACCTGCAACTACAACGGAGACAGCGCCTGCAACAGATCCGTCAGTAAGTACAACACCTACTGATGCAACCAAGCCTGCAGATACTCCTAAAGAGGAAAAGAAAGATAAGAAAAAGAAAAAGTAAAAGCACTTTAGCAAACACTAGTCGGAATCCTGAAATCTTGTATTTCAGGATTTTTTGTTTATTTTATTTTATCAACTGGGCGCATTTTAAAGATGAAAATATGGACCAGTGCCTTTCATTGCACAATAAAAAAAGCGCTGCATATAGCAGCGCTTTCTCCTTTCACTTTTTACTTTTTTCCCATTATCCCGGGAACAGGCTATATCAAAAAAGGTCGGGAATTTCTCCCAACCTTTGTATTTTTTGTTACACCACTCCTTGAGCCAACATTGCTTCTGCTACTTTTACGAAGCCGGCAATATTTGCACCTTTTACGTAGTTTACATAACCGTCTTCGTCTTTTCCGTAGTCTCTGCAAGCCTTATGGATACCAATCATGATTTCCTTTAATCTTGCATCAACTTCTTCAGAAGTCCAGTTAAGACGGATAGAGTTCTGAGTCATTTCTAATCCTGATGTTGCAACACCTCCGGCATTGGAAGCTTTACCAGGAGAGAATAATACTTTATTATCTAAGAAATAGTTGATGGCATCTAATGTAGAAGGCATGTTAGCTGCTTCAGTAACACAGATACATCCGTTTTCAACTAATTTTCTTGCATCATCTAAATCCAATTCGTTTTGGGTTGCAGAAGGGAATGCAACATCACATTTTACTTCCCAAGGACGTTTTCCGGAGTGGAATTCAGCAGA belongs to Chryseobacterium gleum and includes:
- a CDS encoding YkgJ family cysteine cluster protein, which translates into the protein MNLDFYKKQAIQKQKEHKKFLDGLKKKPPKNLDYIVQETHDEVFEEIDCLQCANCCKTTGPLYTEKDIERIAKHLRMKPADFEAKFLRVDEDNDKVLQNLPCFFLNNDNTCSIYDVRPKACREYPHTDRKKIYQINNLMLKNTVICPAAFEFVEKMMKNIAK
- a CDS encoding ion channel, which codes for MTGGFRKKIRQKNAENSGFGTNASGRFINKDGLPNVQRRGVNVFNRLSWYHTMLNLSSFRFISYLVIAYVLVNLAFAMIYYLIGVEHLTGIDKSDPLNEFIDVFFFSSQTFTTVGYGRIAPVGFLASLVATFEAFLGLLTFAIATGLFYGRFSRPRAYLRFSDIALIAPFQESSALMFRLAPYKNNALTDADVILSAAIEVIENGVAKSNFYRLETQLSKINTLALNWTVVHKIDENSPFYGFSEEDFKNTDIELIVQVRAFDEVFSNTVVQRSSYTTGEIVYGAKFVPMYYPNKENLSTILDLDKINEYRKEELPDFVRNKE
- a CDS encoding DUF6122 family protein, translating into MAPSEIALLKTCIHYFLHFVFPVFIALIFYPKHWKKVYLILLATMLVDLDHLFANPVFDPSRESIGFHFLHSYYAIAVYFLMLFFRGNIRIIGIGLLFHMLTDYQDFNFWPH
- a CDS encoding calcium:proton antiporter: MRLKEFLHYTYIFPLLAVGYYFSGLMGTGVFYDILAGILLIGSVLSAVHHAEVVAHKVGEPFGTIILALCITIIEVALIISLMVAGGDQAITLARDTVFAAVMLILNGILGICILVGGVKYHEQFFARTSATTYLVSIVSILVLTLVLPNFTSSVNGPFYNEAQLIFISIACLIIYGIFLMVQTVRHRSYFIVPDEHPEEHYIPTLAKTLISFVFLLVCLAIVVLMAKGLSDTIESMVRSLGAPKSLVGVIIAAVVLLPEGVAAIRAARANQIQSSLNLALGSALASIGLTIPAVSVVCIMYDIPLVLGLDKKDVILLSLSVFIVMLSLSRGKTNILYGTVLLVNLAAYIFTVIVP
- a CDS encoding group III truncated hemoglobin; protein product: MKKLESREDIERLVNSFYAKVVKDETIGFFFNDIAKVDWDKHLPKMYSFWESILFGQMTYKGNPMGVHFPINEIQAMEQKHFNRWLELWRTTIEENFVGENADMAIYKSENIAKLMAFKMDLARRL